The following are encoded together in the Methylomonas methanica MC09 genome:
- a CDS encoding TonB-dependent receptor plug domain-containing protein → MRYRLQLQLMPSLLLSLMGSVAHAQHDMDDLMELSPAQLADISVSIASGTLKSLSHSAAVTSVITAEQIKAMGATELHEILETVPGMHVTIQPVTNDYNYSMRGIRNDANAEVLLMMNGTRFSVPYQGTHMAGMIIPVQNIQRIEVIRGPGSALYGADAFAGVINIVTKKAADLDGVTLGARGGNADTKSSWGQYGGQWQGWDIAASLQYSHNGVDPDRVIQADALTGTGFSSAPGPMQTQNERWNGHLNLQRKHWDLSFWAFNEADAGFRAGTAGALDNKGRLNGSNYLADVRYSTEDDLPNWELQPHASFLHTDVNANIYNTPPGSVLPIDANGNATNQAALTKGLVTFPEGMRFNTGIKNTVANFELTSIYKGFTDHLIRVVSGFRYEELNTREARNSGAGILDVPVLPSTAGGLQNLTGTPFTFLGDHHRDIWSMALQDEWQVAEDWHLTTGLRYDHYSDFGSTWNPRAALIWDINPRLTGKVLYGQAYRAPSFLEQYQQNSALFTGNPSLKPETIETTELAFDYRPTNNLRTTLNLFHYEIRDLIGVELVAPITAANTSGQQAYGSEFEWDWKFLPEWTLRGNYAWQYARNQNDSSRVSNVPEHHVYSALAWNFLPRWQIQTQINWVGHRVSSPGDSRTLPDYETIDLTLNAKRLFGHLDLTASARNLFDSHGREAAVISYPNNLPIPGQSFYFEASIHF, encoded by the coding sequence ATGCGATACCGACTCCAACTACAGTTAATGCCGTCCTTGTTACTGAGCCTCATGGGCAGTGTAGCGCATGCGCAGCATGACATGGACGACTTAATGGAGTTATCGCCCGCGCAGCTTGCCGATATTTCGGTCAGCATTGCTTCCGGCACCCTGAAAAGCCTATCCCACTCCGCAGCCGTAACCAGCGTCATCACCGCGGAACAAATCAAGGCCATGGGCGCCACCGAACTGCATGAAATCCTTGAAACCGTGCCCGGCATGCACGTCACCATCCAGCCGGTCACCAATGATTACAATTACAGTATGCGCGGCATTCGCAATGACGCGAATGCCGAGGTGTTATTAATGATGAACGGCACCCGCTTTTCTGTACCCTATCAAGGCACCCATATGGCCGGCATGATCATACCGGTTCAGAATATTCAGAGGATTGAAGTGATTCGGGGGCCAGGATCCGCATTGTATGGCGCAGATGCCTTTGCCGGAGTTATCAATATCGTCACCAAAAAAGCCGCGGACTTGGACGGTGTCACCCTCGGTGCAAGAGGCGGCAACGCGGACACCAAAAGCAGTTGGGGGCAATATGGTGGACAATGGCAAGGTTGGGATATCGCGGCCAGTTTGCAATATAGCCATAATGGTGTTGACCCCGACCGGGTTATTCAGGCGGACGCCCTGACAGGTACCGGGTTTTCCTCGGCACCCGGCCCCATGCAAACCCAGAACGAGCGCTGGAATGGTCATCTGAATTTGCAACGCAAACATTGGGATTTGAGTTTTTGGGCCTTTAACGAAGCGGATGCCGGCTTTCGCGCGGGTACGGCCGGCGCGTTGGATAACAAAGGCCGATTAAATGGCAGCAACTACTTAGCGGATGTGCGCTATTCGACCGAAGACGATTTACCGAACTGGGAATTACAACCGCATGCCAGCTTTTTGCATACCGATGTCAACGCCAATATATACAATACCCCGCCCGGCTCTGTCTTGCCCATAGACGCCAACGGCAACGCCACCAATCAGGCCGCGCTAACCAAGGGCTTAGTGACTTTTCCCGAGGGCATGCGTTTTAATACCGGCATCAAAAACACAGTCGCCAATTTCGAACTTACCAGCATTTACAAAGGTTTTACCGATCATTTAATCCGAGTGGTTTCAGGCTTCCGTTACGAAGAATTGAATACCCGGGAGGCTCGAAATTCCGGCGCTGGAATATTGGATGTCCCGGTTCTTCCTAGCACTGCGGGCGGCCTACAAAACCTAACCGGCACGCCCTTTACCTTTCTCGGCGACCACCACCGGGACATTTGGTCCATGGCCCTACAAGATGAATGGCAGGTGGCTGAAGACTGGCATTTGACCACCGGCTTACGTTATGACCACTATTCAGATTTCGGCAGCACCTGGAATCCGCGAGCGGCATTGATTTGGGACATCAACCCCAGACTTACCGGCAAAGTCCTGTACGGGCAGGCCTATCGTGCCCCGAGCTTTTTAGAGCAATATCAGCAAAACAGTGCGTTGTTTACCGGCAACCCTAGCTTGAAACCCGAAACCATAGAAACAACCGAACTTGCCTTCGACTATCGGCCGACAAACAACCTGAGAACCACACTGAATCTATTCCATTATGAGATCAGAGACTTAATCGGCGTTGAATTGGTCGCGCCTATAACAGCAGCGAATACTTCGGGCCAACAAGCGTACGGCAGTGAATTCGAATGGGATTGGAAGTTTCTCCCCGAATGGACTTTGCGGGGGAATTATGCTTGGCAATATGCCCGTAACCAAAATGATTCGAGCCGCGTCAGTAACGTGCCGGAACACCATGTATACAGCGCATTGGCTTGGAACTTCCTGCCCAGATGGCAAATTCAAACTCAAATCAATTGGGTTGGTCACCGTGTGAGTAGTCCTGGCGATAGCAGAACCTTGCCGGATTACGAAACGATAGACCTAACCCTCAACGCTAAACGCTTGTTTGGACATCTGGATTTAACGGCATCGGCACGCAATTTATTCGATAGTCATGGCCGGGAAGCGGCGGTGATCAGTTATCCGAATAATCTTCCGATACCCGGTCAAAGCTTTTACTTCGAAGCTTCAATACACTTTTAA